From Microcystis aeruginosa NIES-2549, a single genomic window includes:
- a CDS encoding dihydrolipoyl dehydrogenase family protein yields MVYDLVIIGATPAGIEAALLAVHLKKRVALVQQPSRDNLEASEDVFSKGYSQIIHLYKLLNHWQETAIYPQWQRLRQWLEEVDKTINKNHSLARLATEGIDVIPGGGEFVRLPHLGFVVNGRQLLAKHYLIAPGFYPQVPKIFGLDEVNYFTAQTLWQEPNLDKLGQHLGIIGNSSMAVSLAQILRRLGKEISLIIEDSYLLPDIDREISHLVTVILEAEGIKILPGYCPSQVKAIEGQKWLQLGNRVIEVDDLIFAGNYQVDEQGLNLAGVGVKLEQGLIRVNQQLQTDNSRIYALNLLRNNYPDPTLNHRAAFGLVKHLLTGEKFNFNPDQIPSFIAFDPAIAWVGLTGKAAQESYGKEVKMINYPIKNMVSQQIWGETTGFCQLIYRQDGKILGAQIVGNQAAEMISIIGLALQENLTIQSLNKNIYTWGSMGEIIGEMTQLIPQKKSWLTWLKKLFR; encoded by the coding sequence GTGGTTTACGACTTAGTAATTATTGGTGCCACTCCTGCGGGGATAGAAGCGGCTTTGTTGGCTGTTCACCTCAAAAAAAGGGTGGCTTTAGTGCAACAGCCTTCTAGGGACAATTTAGAGGCATCTGAGGACGTTTTTAGCAAGGGGTACAGCCAAATTATCCATCTCTATAAACTGCTGAATCATTGGCAAGAAACGGCCATTTATCCCCAATGGCAACGGTTGCGGCAATGGTTAGAGGAAGTGGATAAAACTATTAATAAAAATCATTCTTTGGCAAGATTAGCCACGGAAGGAATAGATGTGATCCCGGGTGGGGGGGAATTTGTCCGGCTGCCCCATTTGGGATTCGTGGTTAACGGTCGGCAATTGTTGGCTAAACACTATCTTATCGCCCCAGGTTTTTATCCACAAGTACCGAAAATTTTCGGCTTAGATGAAGTTAATTATTTTACCGCTCAAACCCTTTGGCAAGAGCCAAATTTAGATAAGTTGGGACAACATTTAGGGATTATTGGCAACAGCAGCATGGCTGTGAGTTTAGCGCAAATTCTCCGACGTTTGGGGAAAGAAATTAGCTTAATTATCGAGGATAGTTATCTACTGCCGGATATTGATCGGGAAATTTCCCATTTAGTTACTGTCATTTTAGAAGCGGAAGGAATTAAGATTTTACCCGGTTATTGTCCTAGTCAAGTGAAAGCGATCGAGGGTCAAAAATGGTTACAATTAGGCAATCGTGTGATCGAAGTTGATGATCTGATTTTTGCTGGTAATTATCAAGTGGATGAACAGGGATTAAATTTGGCTGGGGTGGGAGTTAAACTAGAACAAGGACTAATCAGGGTTAATCAGCAACTACAAACCGATAATTCCCGCATTTATGCCCTAAATTTGCTCAGAAATAATTATCCCGATCCTACTTTAAATCATCGGGCCGCTTTTGGGTTAGTCAAGCATCTGCTCACGGGAGAAAAATTTAACTTTAATCCCGATCAAATTCCCTCATTTATTGCTTTTGATCCGGCTATTGCTTGGGTGGGTTTAACTGGAAAAGCGGCCCAGGAGAGCTATGGTAAGGAGGTAAAGATGATCAACTATCCCATCAAAAATATGGTCTCACAGCAAATCTGGGGAGAAACCACGGGATTTTGTCAGTTAATCTACCGACAAGATGGTAAAATACTGGGAGCGCAAATAGTCGGTAATCAAGCAGCAGAAATGATCAGTATCATCGGTTTAGCTTTACAAGAAAATCTAACCATACAATCCCTCAATAAAAATATTTATACTTGGGGAAGTATGGGAGAGATTATCGGAGAAATGACGCAATTAATCCCCCAGAAAAAATCTTGGTTAACTTGGCTAAAAAAATTATTCAGATAA
- the hisIE gene encoding bifunctional phosphoribosyl-AMP cyclohydrolase/phosphoribosyl-ATP diphosphatase HisIE: MSSLLSAIPLDAIAYNSQGLVPAIAQDYLDATVLMMAWMNRESLEKTLTTGEAWYWSRSRQELWHKGATSGHIQKVRQIRYDCDSDAILLTIEQIGDIACHTGERSCFHQVNWQKSPPAADTLSELFKVICDRRDDPHPESYTCKLLAGGDNKILKKIGEESAEVVMACKDNDGDAIAAEVADLFYHTLVALAYHQVPLRDVYKKLQDRRR, from the coding sequence ATGTCCTCTTTACTCTCCGCTATTCCCCTCGACGCGATCGCTTATAATTCCCAGGGTTTAGTACCAGCGATCGCTCAAGACTATCTTGATGCTACAGTGTTAATGATGGCCTGGATGAATCGGGAATCCCTCGAAAAAACCCTCACCACCGGGGAAGCGTGGTATTGGAGTCGTTCTCGTCAAGAATTATGGCACAAAGGAGCCACCTCGGGCCATATCCAAAAGGTGCGTCAAATTCGCTACGATTGCGATAGTGATGCTATCCTGCTGACTATTGAGCAAATCGGTGATATTGCCTGTCATACCGGCGAAAGAAGCTGTTTTCATCAAGTAAATTGGCAAAAATCACCGCCAGCGGCCGACACCCTCTCGGAATTGTTTAAGGTAATTTGCGATCGCAGAGACGATCCTCATCCGGAATCCTACACCTGTAAACTTTTGGCCGGGGGAGATAACAAAATTCTCAAGAAAATCGGCGAAGAATCGGCAGAAGTGGTCATGGCCTGCAAAGATAATGATGGCGATGCTATTGCTGCAGAAGTGGCCGATCTTTTTTATCATACCCTCGTCGCCCTCGCCTATCATCAAGTCCCCCTGCGAGATGTCTATAAAAAACTGCAAGACCGGCGCCGGTAA
- the tmk gene encoding dTMP kinase, whose amino-acid sequence MKPKFIVFEGIDGSGTSTQAKLLQEYFFKRGEKAVLSPEPSEGVIGRLIREIMQTNLISIQDQNQFDRQMAYLFAADRHYHLYNDQDGVFKLIHQEQTHVITTRYYFSSLAYNGNNPEELAFIRQLNQHFPNPDLVIYIDVLPDISLARIKNRAITEVYEKQEKLMKVRQMFLQIFKEYKDNCLQLDGNDTIEHLHQNIINYLDRLI is encoded by the coding sequence ATGAAACCGAAGTTTATTGTCTTTGAAGGTATTGACGGATCGGGAACAAGTACCCAAGCAAAACTCCTACAAGAATATTTTTTCAAGCGCGGGGAAAAAGCAGTTTTAAGTCCGGAACCTTCCGAGGGAGTCATCGGTCGTTTGATTCGAGAAATCATGCAAACTAATCTTATTTCTATCCAAGATCAAAATCAATTTGACCGACAAATGGCTTATCTGTTTGCAGCCGATCGCCATTATCACTTATATAATGATCAGGATGGCGTTTTTAAACTTATTCACCAAGAACAAACCCACGTTATCACTACGCGTTATTATTTTTCTTCCCTGGCCTACAATGGCAATAATCCCGAAGAATTGGCTTTTATTCGGCAGTTAAATCAACATTTTCCCAATCCCGATTTAGTCATTTATATCGATGTTCTTCCCGATATTTCTCTGGCAAGAATTAAAAACCGAGCCATCACAGAAGTGTACGAAAAACAAGAAAAGTTAATGAAAGTTCGTCAGATGTTTCTCCAGATATTTAAAGAATATAAAGATAATTGTTTACAACTGGATGGCAATGATACAATAGAACACCTTCACCAAAATATTATTAATTATCTTGACCGATTAATTTAA